TTGTATCCATTATATTTAATTGTGGGTTTAGTGTTTTTTCAAGTTAAAAGCATctcagaaggaaaaacaaaatgagctgCATGGTGCTAATCAGCTCCTCAGATTTTCTACCTCAGCGCTGTGAGTGAGTGGCTGCTCAGACTGTGGGGGTGCTTTAGGGCGAGAGGGATCACTCCAGAGGAGACGTCAGAGTGTCGCCTCCTCCGGTCACCCTGCTCTGCTCCAGCCCAGCCCTGCCATCACTGTAGCCACTTCTTTCCCCAGCAGGGAGGGGGCGCCCCAGTACCTGAACAGGGCCTTCTCTGCTCCCAGGATCTGAACGGTGGAGGCCGGGTACTTGGCCAGGTTGGTCAGACTACCAGCATGGGAGATCAGACGCGCGCCCACCTACAGAAAAGAGAAGGGTGTTAGTCTCACAGAAAGAAGTCCACTGGAGCAACATGAGAATGATTTGATTGGACAGTTTGTGAGGACCATCAGAACCGGATATTTTTGTCAGCACATAGATTCAGTGGATTGACAGATTATGGTATAACATCATTGGTCCCGTCTTACGTCTGTGTGAATGAACAAACTGCTTACCACTTCTCCTATTAAGGCTGCCAAATTTGGAGCCACCTGGCTCATCTTGGAACGCAGATACTCCTGCAGCTCCAGCCGATAGGCAGCGAGAGACACTACACGATTTGAGAATCGCTCTATGTTGATCAGGTCAATGGGAGAGATGTCCATACCTGGAGAAGAACAAGCAGGAGGTCGTGTTGAGCAGGAGGATAAAACTAATACTCACTTTAATTTGAACAGTGGGTGCTGCTTTAAATGCTAACGTTTACAGTAGTAATCTAAAATGCAATGTGTGGTTGTTTCTCCCGACAGGATCCGCAGAGAGGATTTATGCCTTCACTACAGGTTTATGAGAGAGCTGCTCTGCCCCCCTGTGTTAGTCACCAAGGACAATTATTGGTCCAGGGTGGTCAATAAAAGGGGCACGGTAAATGAGTTTGCAAATGACTAAGTGTTGTGCACAGATGGTCACAGATGTCAGGATGGCTGCTCGAAGTGACAAATGTCTTAACATTAGTATGGCATCGTCTAAAGAAGGAAAAGATTGTCGTTAGCTGACCCATGGAGGAACGAGATGCGTCCAGGATGGCCTGAGCTTTGGCGCCGTccatcaccacctcctccaggctCTCCAGATTCTCCTCCGACAACTCCTTCCTGTTCCCGATGAGCTGAGCAAGGCGGCAGTACATCGAGTTGTCCGACACGATCTTGATCAGCTCTGGGAAGTGGTAGCCGTACCACTCACTGCGGACACGAGGCAATGATTGTTAGAAAAGAAACCACGCGTGAAGTAATGTGtgatgtcagaaacaagctaCAGACCTCAGAGATCACAACAAACCAATGGATGTCTCACCAAACAGTATTGCCCCTTCAGACAACAACTGGCAGAGCAGGTGTGTTCGGGGAGGATAATGTTCCTCCCGTTTCTATACAGCCAGCACACTATGGTGTACTGTCTGCGGTAAGCATTAGGAGGATACTCGCATGGACAAATGCACACTTAaaatcaaatgtacaaacaaaaaGAGCCACACACAGAGGCCTCAGGTTTTGCTATGGTAGGTTTTAAAACTTTGACATGCCAAGCGAGCACCCTCCCCCATACCAACAACTGCCAGTTGCTGACCAAACACCTAGTGTGGCCACAGAATTAGGACAGAACACTGCCATGCAACACAGGCTGTGACAACCAAACTCAACCTGCACAGAACCACTGCAAAGTTTCATCTCAAACAGTATACGCATCGTTAGTTTTAGTAGCATGATGCAGGCTGCCCTACCGGACACGCATGGAGAATGTGTTGATGTCTTTGTCCAGCTGGTCCAACAGAGCAATGGACTGGATGATCATGTTGTCGACCCTGTTGACATTGAACTTGACTTTGGCTCTGGAGTAGCTGTGGCCGAGACCCAGCTGTGCCTTGGAGGCGGCCTGGCCGGTCAGACCCTTCACCAGGGAGTGGAAGTGCAGCCGAATGCCTGACATGACAAGATGGAAAGGTTTGCTAGAGTGAAGTGGAACAGTAGCACAAGAGCATGCAATAAGTGGCTTTTCAGATTTTCAGTATGAACCTTCATGGGTTTCAGGATCACAAGATCACATCACAAGCAGCCACAGTATTCTTAATAGGAAGCCTGACAACTTAAGCATTGCCCTCCAGCTACAGAAACACTACCTGCTCCCAACTTTCTATatccaaccaaaaaaaacaagctccTCCCAAATAATGTGAATACATCATTATGCGAGCTGCGTCCTCACCTCTGCTTATCTCTGCCACCACTCCACCAGTCTGGATGGAGAATGAAAGCTCTTCTTGTAGAGTTGCTCCGATTTTGGCATCCGAGACGCCCAGCACAGCTTTCTTCTTTCCGGAGACGGGCAGGTTCGTCTCTAGGAACAACTTCAGGTCGGCATGCACCACACCTGCGAGTGTGAAGGAGAGGAGATCACACATTCATCTGTATATAAATAATGGAAACAAAGCTTAAACACTGCAAAGCCATTCCAGAAATGCGACCTGACACGTGTTTCACCTgcctggttttgtttttatttgtccaggCTTATTCTTTCATGAATTAGCCAATCAGGAGAAATTTAGAAACTGCAAATGTGGATCAGCAGTTCTTCTGTTAGGAGTCCTTAATATTAGTGCTCAATTAGATAATTGTGCAATATCTCTAAAACTTACATTACATGTAATGTAGCTGTGAAATCAGGTCTGCATAACAAGTGGCTGCTGCATTTCAATTTTCCTCAGATGTTCAGAGTTAACATGAAGCTGTCCGCACAGAAACTCAGTGGATTGACAGATTATAAAAACATCATTACAACTGAGGACGCCAACACAGCTGTTAAGTAGGGAGTCCAGCTTACCTTCAGAAATCGCGTTTATGTTCTCCAGAGCAGCCTGGGCCGACTTGAAGGGGAAGAAGGCGGCCAGGCTCACCATGCTGTTGAACTTTCCGATGCTCAGCACGCTCTCCtccacctgaaaacacacacacacacacctttgttaTCGCTGctccacctgaaacacacacatgctgctatCTCTGCTCCATCAGCAGGactgagttaaaaaaaaaaagcagggaaTGAAAGCCCACCTGAGGCAGCAGCATGCCgatctcctccacctctttgaCGGCGAACAGCGCGTAGCCCGCCGCGTGCTCGAACAACACGTGCAACAGCACCTGCAGAAGGTAAGGGCgttgaattaaagaaaaagccACACAACCACGGACATGAGATAACATCTACGTATAGACCAGCAAAAGTTAGATGTTTGTAAAGGCTACAAGCACAATGCTAAGCGTGTTTACTCGTCTTCCACGTGGTAATCTTTAGCATTATTTTTTGGTAGCATCGCAGTTAACGTTAATGGAGTCATGCGCGCAATATAACATTTAAATCCAACAATTATTCATCAGTGCTGACTTTAACTTAACCATGGTGGCCAAGCACATTAACATAACTTTCACGCGCAGCCACGTTGTCGTGATGATGAACCCACGTGTTGGCCTGGGCCCGTGCGCCACTAAGCTAACTTATGCTAGTAGCCCGGCTAACGCTAGCATAAGGCCGCTAGTAACTAAATAACGAACAGCGGCTGAAAGTACAAATCGCTGCTTTTCACTTGCATGACTGCGACTTCAAAAGCTGCCCAAGTTTAACGTTACTGCCTGTAGTTAAGTAGTTTAGATTAAATACGCATGTTTTAGCTAAGTCGGCTAATTGCGCCGCTCACGTTGAAAGGCCTTCGGGCGGAAAATATCTGAAaacagcctttttctttttaaatcgtCGGTATATTCAGGGAGCGTTGGACTGTCTCCTACAATAAGAAAGTCCAAACACTCAGCAGCGCTTCTCTTACCATGGTTAGTGAATATCTGTAGCAGCACGCAGGTCGCGTCTGCTCTGCTCCTTCACCTCGACAGAAAAGACGTGAACTCACATTTCTGCCAGAGACCACATGACCCGAATACCGCGAGATCTACGTAACACCGCGAGAACTGACCGAGACTGGACACAAAGCAGGAAGTCAGTTTCCACTATTAAAGTtggttaaaataaaacattaaaggatAAAGCTTAtgctattttacatttttttctcatctttaattggtttaattgatttaattgggccatttttttaaaagtatgtTTTTATAAACATTAGTCAGACAGGAGTACACAGAAGTTGGAGACTTTTTTAgccatacatgcatacacattaGAGCTCTACTGGCTATTTACAGCATCAGGAATTATTTACagcaaaataaactacagtgagTGCACATGCTCACAATAATGAAGGAAAATAACACCCTGTCCAATGGCGTGGCTCACTGGTGTGCTGAAATGTTTGAATTCTTTtgtttcttattgttttattgtttatggACACACAGACgtcaaatattattatattaacaacattttttattatcaattagtCATTTAATCTATATAGTGCCAGTAAATGCTGGAATATGTTCATCATTTTCAGAGTCAATGGTTACCAAAAAAAGCCACAAACTCAACGATATTTAATTTAGTGTCATTGCAGACTAAGATCAGTGAATATTGACTATTTTGCAGCTGGaaccagtctttttttt
This region of Pempheris klunzingeri isolate RE-2024b chromosome 2, fPemKlu1.hap1, whole genome shotgun sequence genomic DNA includes:
- the nop56 gene encoding nucleolar protein 56; this translates as MVLLHVLFEHAAGYALFAVKEVEEIGMLLPQVEESVLSIGKFNSMVSLAAFFPFKSAQAALENINAISEGVVHADLKLFLETNLPVSGKKKAVLGVSDAKIGATLQEELSFSIQTGGVVAEISRGIRLHFHSLVKGLTGQAASKAQLGLGHSYSRAKVKFNVNRVDNMIIQSIALLDQLDKDINTFSMRVREWYGYHFPELIKIVSDNSMYCRLAQLIGNRKELSEENLESLEEVVMDGAKAQAILDASRSSMGMDISPIDLINIERFSNRVVSLAAYRLELQEYLRSKMSQVAPNLAALIGEVVGARLISHAGSLTNLAKYPASTVQILGAEKALFRALKTRGNTPKYGLIFHSTFIGRAAAKNKGRISRYLANKCTIASRIDCFSEVPTSVFGDKLRAQVEERLSFYETGDVPRKNVDVMKEAVKEASDVAAEIKRKLEKKEKKRKKREKKLQELEENGEANGTAEVENGDADVTVVKKKKKQAAEEAPAEENGAEDTPAKKKKKRKAEEAEEAAPTDNGAEETDTPAKKKKKRKSETVAAEVEETPETPVTEKKKKKKKESAD